Proteins encoded by one window of Halobacteriovoraceae bacterium:
- a CDS encoding insulinase family protein, with protein MKHEQIRLKNGLETLFIEAPGNTFASTQIWFRAGSALESNDNQGIAHFLEHMFFKGTPSRPGAAIAHDVESFGGEINAFTSFDYTCYYINSPVDRLNDSVNILMDMVSNPEFKNEDIIPERGVVFEEFRRSIDNPNQYSFSQIQNNSFTGGYSHQILGREDTIKNFNRGQLVEYRNKNYNLSNALLIVAGDLKEKSKIIESIECYEMPQGPSTFFPEFNLKKVAQYAIHEKDVEMMQLTLTIQAPDFSDNNAPSEDLAIACLGYGETSPLYTELVLKNTLANSASSSTMFMSKGGVHFLRVVFPAQNKDKIFKELYNLIKNTASNGLKKEDISKLKNQYISSKIYDKESLESFSFNLGHGFAQNGDINCDNEFIERVKKLSILKVNSSLKDIFSKPIHLSLQVPIGLNNKTLELKVKKLHESLNKIGKSLKSKKEKYQVKKSKFDSQVEVLELKKGISLFYRQNTMTPTFVLQIYAQGGLTEETPKSNGIYHLISTNLSKGHKFKKYEKLQMDLENMSATLNSFAGKNAYGMTLHGQSEDFESLTADFFNSFIFPTFPQKHINFEKKQTERQLLNQSKDPTRICFRKVNETLFQGHPYSLNILGNAANNKKIKIDDIKKLHFKNLKNKKIVICYCGNLDKEEIIPIIENSITTLKERTEKKSVKSIKVRPVTDKTYKIPFDREQTQIFYGIPAPALKNNDNLILKIITAHLSGQSSELFVDVRDKKGLCYTAQPIQFKALEAGYWGIYMASGYDKVEPATMAIKEIVTKIKNFGIPKKDFERVKTMLQGQTQINLQTNDDYASIYSIPLLQGLGLDYHHENLEYIKKLKYDDFQMRIKKIFSSKWNLYIVGRIDN; from the coding sequence ATGAAACATGAACAAATCAGATTAAAAAATGGACTTGAAACACTTTTCATTGAGGCCCCAGGAAATACCTTTGCTAGTACTCAAATTTGGTTTAGGGCCGGATCTGCTCTTGAAAGCAACGATAACCAGGGAATTGCTCATTTCTTAGAACATATGTTTTTCAAAGGTACTCCTTCAAGGCCTGGAGCAGCGATCGCTCACGATGTAGAATCTTTTGGTGGTGAAATAAATGCATTCACTTCATTTGACTATACTTGTTATTACATTAACTCTCCTGTCGATCGACTAAATGACTCAGTTAATATTTTGATGGATATGGTGAGTAACCCAGAATTTAAGAACGAAGACATCATACCTGAAAGAGGAGTCGTTTTCGAAGAGTTTAGAAGGTCCATAGATAACCCAAATCAATATTCATTTTCACAAATTCAAAACAACAGCTTTACAGGAGGTTATTCCCACCAAATTTTAGGAAGGGAAGATACCATTAAAAATTTTAACCGTGGACAATTAGTAGAATATAGAAATAAGAATTATAATCTTTCAAACGCACTTCTCATCGTAGCTGGAGATCTTAAAGAAAAATCGAAAATCATTGAATCGATTGAGTGCTATGAAATGCCTCAAGGGCCTTCTACATTTTTTCCTGAGTTCAATCTAAAAAAAGTCGCTCAGTACGCAATTCATGAAAAAGATGTTGAAATGATGCAATTAACTCTTACAATCCAGGCCCCTGACTTCTCTGATAATAATGCCCCAAGTGAAGATCTGGCCATCGCCTGCCTAGGATACGGAGAAACTTCACCTCTATATACAGAACTAGTCTTGAAAAATACCCTCGCTAACAGTGCATCCTCATCTACTATGTTTATGTCAAAAGGTGGCGTTCACTTTTTAAGAGTTGTCTTTCCTGCACAAAATAAGGATAAAATTTTTAAAGAACTATATAATTTGATAAAAAACACTGCTTCCAATGGCCTCAAAAAAGAAGATATATCAAAACTTAAAAATCAGTATATTTCATCAAAAATATACGATAAGGAATCCTTAGAGTCATTCTCTTTCAATCTGGGCCATGGATTTGCACAAAATGGAGACATCAATTGTGATAATGAATTTATTGAAAGAGTAAAAAAACTCTCTATTTTAAAAGTTAATTCCTCTTTAAAAGACATCTTTTCAAAACCAATTCACCTCTCATTACAAGTCCCAATTGGATTAAACAATAAAACTCTTGAATTAAAAGTTAAAAAATTACATGAGTCATTGAATAAAATTGGGAAGTCCTTAAAATCTAAAAAAGAGAAATATCAAGTAAAAAAATCCAAATTTGATTCACAGGTCGAAGTACTTGAACTAAAAAAAGGTATCTCTCTTTTTTACAGACAAAATACAATGACCCCTACTTTTGTTCTACAAATCTATGCCCAAGGAGGGCTTACAGAAGAAACCCCTAAATCAAATGGAATCTATCATTTGATAAGTACAAATCTCTCAAAAGGGCATAAATTTAAAAAATATGAAAAGTTACAAATGGATTTAGAAAATATGTCTGCTACATTAAATTCATTTGCAGGTAAAAATGCTTACGGCATGACTCTTCATGGCCAATCTGAAGATTTTGAATCATTAACAGCAGATTTTTTTAACTCTTTTATATTTCCTACTTTTCCACAAAAACATATCAATTTTGAAAAAAAACAAACCGAAAGACAATTACTAAATCAAAGTAAAGATCCTACCCGTATTTGTTTTAGAAAAGTGAATGAAACTCTTTTCCAAGGTCATCCTTATTCACTTAACATTTTAGGAAATGCGGCAAATAATAAAAAGATTAAAATAGATGATATAAAAAAATTGCATTTCAAAAATCTAAAGAACAAAAAAATTGTCATTTGTTACTGTGGAAATCTTGATAAAGAAGAAATCATACCAATTATTGAAAACTCAATTACAACGTTAAAAGAACGAACTGAAAAAAAGAGTGTTAAATCAATAAAAGTAAGACCTGTTACTGACAAAACATACAAAATTCCTTTTGACAGAGAGCAAACACAAATTTTTTATGGAATTCCTGCTCCAGCTTTAAAAAATAATGACAACTTGATTTTAAAAATCATCACGGCCCATCTCTCAGGGCAAAGCTCTGAGTTATTTGTAGATGTGCGAGATAAAAAAGGTTTGTGTTACACAGCTCAGCCTATTCAGTTCAAGGCACTTGAAGCAGGTTATTGGGGAATTTATATGGCCAGTGGATATGATAAAGTCGAACCGGCCACCATGGCCATTAAGGAAATTGTCACGAAAATTAAAAATTTTGGAATACCAAAAAAGGATTTTGAACGAGTTAAAACCATGCTCCAAGGTCAAACTCAAATAAATTTACAAACAAATGATGACTACGCATCAATATATTCTATACCTCTATTACAAGGTTTAGGTCTCGATTATCACCATGAAAATTTGGAATATATAAAAAAGCTAAAATATGATGATTTTCAAATGCGAATAAAAAAAATCTTTTCAAGTAAATGGAATCTTTACATCGTTGGTAGAATTGATAATTAA
- a CDS encoding coproporphyrinogen III oxidase family protein → MKRTIEHLYIHYPHCRHLCNYCDFYKTKKLTGEDNIQFESYMLQSLKIHEEFLSLNEFSWGKLKTLYIGGGTPSLWGESGSKFIETFFKNVVQLSEKNNEFTLEVNPGSWTEKSINEWSKVGVNRFSIGLQSTDDIYLKCLDRVHDFSEAKRTLEFFKSLKVNFSVDFMIGLPFSQSLKRNIVEELKSIFQYNPSHFSVYILTVGKHYPHYKNLPDENWIEKEYFQVVDTLKEFGYNQYEVSNFCLDGKESKHNMAYWNQKSVAALGPSSTGLLINQDNAIRYKWKTNETSFNVEELNREELLIEKVFLNLRSNIGLDLSVLGQLSSKQVQNINDWFRRRLLIKNGEKIRLTPRGLFQMDTLVNYLISEI, encoded by the coding sequence ATGAAAAGAACTATTGAACATTTGTATATTCATTATCCACACTGCCGTCATTTATGTAATTATTGCGATTTTTATAAGACTAAAAAACTGACAGGTGAAGATAATATTCAATTTGAAAGCTATATGTTGCAAAGTTTAAAAATTCATGAAGAATTTCTAAGTTTGAACGAATTCTCTTGGGGAAAATTAAAAACTTTATATATTGGTGGAGGTACACCTTCTCTTTGGGGTGAGAGCGGTTCGAAATTTATCGAAACATTTTTTAAGAATGTTGTCCAACTTTCAGAAAAAAATAATGAGTTTACATTGGAAGTTAATCCAGGATCTTGGACGGAAAAATCTATTAATGAATGGTCTAAAGTTGGAGTTAATAGATTTTCAATAGGTCTTCAATCTACAGATGACATTTATTTAAAATGCCTTGATAGAGTTCATGACTTTAGTGAGGCAAAGAGAACACTCGAGTTTTTTAAATCTTTAAAAGTTAATTTCTCTGTAGATTTCATGATAGGACTGCCTTTTTCTCAATCTCTAAAGAGAAATATTGTTGAAGAGCTCAAGAGTATATTTCAATACAATCCATCTCACTTTAGTGTTTATATATTAACTGTTGGGAAACATTATCCTCACTACAAAAATTTGCCAGATGAAAATTGGATAGAAAAAGAGTATTTCCAAGTTGTAGATACATTAAAAGAGTTTGGATATAACCAGTATGAAGTGTCAAATTTTTGTTTAGATGGTAAAGAGTCCAAGCATAATATGGCATACTGGAATCAAAAGTCTGTTGCAGCTCTTGGCCCGTCTTCAACGGGTTTACTCATAAATCAAGACAACGCAATCAGATATAAATGGAAAACCAACGAAACAAGCTTTAATGTCGAAGAATTAAATCGAGAAGAATTGTTGATTGAAAAAGTTTTTTTAAATTTGCGCTCAAATATTGGACTTGATTTATCTGTTTTAGGACAACTCAGTTCTAAGCAAGTTCAAAACATAAATGATTGGTTTCGTAGAAGACTTCTTATTAAAAATGGTGAAAAAATTCGTTTAACACCAAGAGGTCTTTTTCAAATGGATACTCTCGTCAATTATCTTATATCAGAAATCTGA
- a CDS encoding carbohydrate ABC transporter substrate-binding protein has translation MKLMIPLLCCIFSIDAFAKTIEEWVDSEFTPSTLSKKDQIKELNWFQTASKPFRGMHIIVISEKIDTHLYEANVLAKAFYDITGIKVTHEITGEDNLIKKIQVQMNIGQNLYDGFINDSDLIGTHYRSNKVQSITSLMSDTAKDVTNPMIDLNDFIGLKFTTGPDKIVYQLPDQQFANLYWYRADWFARKDLRDKFKKIYGYNLDVPVNWTAYENIAEFFTVHVKEIDGQRVYGHMDYGANDPSLGWRFSDAWLSMAGAGDKGLPNGLPVDDWGVRMEGCHPVGASIERGGATNSPAAVYAIEKFLKWLKLYAPPAAYSMTFSQAGPIPSQGNIAQQIFWYTAFTASMSKKGLAVVNDDGTPKWKMAPSPHGAYWEKGMKLGYQDVGSWTFLKSTPPDRLKAAWLYAQFVTSKSVSLKKTIVGLTPIRKSDIFSEEMGKRAKKLGGFVEFYRSMAREMWTPTGVNIADYPLMSEGWWKVIPQAVEGKMTPNEAMDALANYLDKKMEKLSKKKIKCAPILNKKSDPKIWLDKVGAPKNKLNNEMPPGITLPWGEVLKVYDEK, from the coding sequence ATGAAGTTAATGATTCCCTTGTTATGTTGCATTTTTTCGATTGATGCTTTTGCAAAAACTATTGAAGAGTGGGTAGATTCAGAGTTCACACCCTCAACTCTGAGTAAAAAGGATCAAATAAAAGAATTAAATTGGTTTCAAACTGCTAGTAAACCATTTCGAGGAATGCATATTATTGTCATTTCTGAAAAAATTGACACACACTTATATGAAGCAAACGTTTTAGCAAAAGCATTTTATGATATAACTGGAATTAAAGTGACCCATGAAATTACTGGCGAAGATAATCTGATTAAAAAAATTCAAGTACAAATGAATATTGGCCAAAATCTTTATGATGGTTTTATTAACGATAGTGATCTAATTGGAACACATTATAGAAGTAATAAAGTGCAAAGTATAACTTCATTAATGAGTGATACCGCTAAAGACGTTACAAATCCTATGATAGATTTAAATGATTTTATTGGACTTAAATTTACAACAGGGCCTGATAAAATAGTGTATCAGTTACCAGATCAACAATTTGCAAATCTTTATTGGTATAGAGCTGATTGGTTTGCGAGGAAAGATCTGCGTGATAAATTTAAAAAAATATATGGATATAATTTAGATGTGCCAGTGAATTGGACTGCATATGAAAATATTGCTGAATTTTTTACTGTCCATGTTAAAGAGATTGATGGACAAAGAGTTTATGGACATATGGATTACGGAGCAAATGATCCATCACTTGGTTGGAGATTTTCAGATGCTTGGTTATCTATGGCCGGAGCAGGTGATAAGGGTTTGCCAAACGGATTACCTGTGGATGATTGGGGAGTGAGAATGGAAGGTTGTCATCCTGTAGGCGCTTCCATAGAAAGGGGAGGTGCAACCAATTCTCCTGCAGCAGTTTATGCCATTGAGAAGTTTTTGAAATGGTTAAAACTTTATGCACCTCCTGCAGCTTATTCAATGACATTTTCTCAAGCAGGGCCTATTCCTTCTCAGGGAAATATTGCGCAACAGATTTTTTGGTATACAGCTTTTACTGCCTCCATGAGTAAAAAAGGTCTTGCCGTTGTTAATGATGATGGGACTCCAAAATGGAAAATGGCCCCTTCTCCACATGGTGCTTACTGGGAAAAGGGAATGAAGCTAGGTTACCAAGATGTCGGAAGTTGGACGTTTCTTAAAAGTACACCTCCTGATAGGTTAAAAGCCGCATGGCTTTATGCCCAATTTGTTACATCAAAATCGGTCTCCTTAAAGAAAACAATCGTTGGTTTAACTCCTATAAGAAAAAGTGATATTTTTTCAGAGGAAATGGGAAAAAGAGCAAAAAAATTAGGTGGTTTTGTTGAATTTTATCGTTCTATGGCCAGAGAAATGTGGACGCCAACAGGTGTAAATATTGCTGATTATCCTTTGATGTCTGAAGGTTGGTGGAAGGTAATTCCACAAGCAGTCGAAGGTAAAATGACTCCAAATGAAGCAATGGATGCTTTAGCAAATTATTTAGATAAGAAGATGGAAAAGTTAAGTAAGAAAAAAATTAAATGTGCACCAATACTCAATAAAAAATCTGATCCAAAGATTTGGTTAGATAAAGTTGGAGCACCTAAAAATAAGCTAAATAATGAAATGCCACCAGGAATAACTCTTCCATGGGGAGAAGTTCTTAAAGTGTATGATGAAAAATAA
- a CDS encoding ABC transporter substrate-binding protein has protein sequence MMKNKILLATAIFFSFENLFAGELIIYTELNPPYVIKDLKSGKITGEAVKHVEEILTAAKIDFKIMAQPLKRSLSIVEKNADTCVFPVVRNQERETKFFWVTPIAVSSYGIYSLEQIKSKLQYIDDLKQFNSRIGAKLGTAVEEDLIRAGVKVLTFENYSQVQDLFQGKRISLLAVDTKVSEDLANKYNLKFFEVMLLGRSLKSLACNKKIGPDKIELLNEKLFESFRKK, from the coding sequence ATGATGAAAAATAAGATTTTATTGGCTACAGCTATTTTTTTTAGTTTTGAAAATTTATTCGCTGGTGAGTTAATCATCTATACAGAACTTAACCCACCCTATGTTATAAAAGATCTAAAGAGCGGTAAAATAACAGGTGAGGCCGTAAAGCATGTTGAAGAAATCTTAACAGCAGCTAAAATTGATTTCAAAATTATGGCACAACCGCTTAAAAGATCTCTTAGCATTGTTGAAAAGAATGCAGATACTTGTGTTTTTCCAGTTGTAAGAAATCAAGAGCGTGAAACTAAATTTTTTTGGGTAACACCTATTGCTGTTTCCAGTTATGGAATTTATTCTCTTGAACAAATAAAATCAAAACTTCAATATATTGATGACCTAAAACAGTTCAATTCCAGAATTGGCGCCAAATTAGGAACTGCTGTTGAAGAGGATTTAATAAGGGCGGGTGTCAAAGTTTTAACTTTTGAAAATTATTCTCAAGTACAGGATTTATTTCAGGGGAAAAGGATTTCATTGCTGGCCGTTGATACAAAAGTTTCAGAAGATTTAGCAAATAAGTATAATTTAAAATTTTTTGAAGTTATGCTCTTAGGAAGATCCCTAAAGTCTTTGGCCTGTAACAAGAAAATTGGGCCAGATAAAATTGAGCTACTTAACGAAAAGTTGTTCGAGTCATTTAGAAAAAAATAA
- a CDS encoding nucleotide exchange factor GrpE — MSETSSEIDKEVQENVENEITDEIVQESVEDDGKEQEVKTEQNEEDWKEKYYYLAAEMENSRRRYEREMQNIRKYGAEKILSSLIEVVDNLERTVDAIRDDEDEKINNVYVGVDMVRNQFVKVLNDNGLETIEALGKIFDPNFHEAMAQHPAEGKEDQEVINVFEKGYILNGRLLRAAKVIVAKNS, encoded by the coding sequence ATGTCTGAAACAAGTAGCGAAATTGATAAAGAAGTACAAGAAAATGTAGAAAATGAAATTACAGACGAAATTGTCCAAGAGTCCGTTGAAGATGATGGTAAGGAACAAGAAGTTAAAACAGAACAAAATGAAGAAGACTGGAAAGAAAAGTACTACTATCTGGCCGCAGAAATGGAAAATTCACGACGTCGTTATGAACGTGAAATGCAAAATATTAGAAAATATGGAGCTGAAAAAATATTATCATCTCTTATCGAAGTTGTAGATAATCTAGAGAGAACTGTAGATGCTATTAGGGATGATGAAGATGAAAAGATCAACAATGTATATGTTGGCGTTGATATGGTTCGTAACCAATTTGTCAAAGTCTTAAATGATAATGGCCTAGAAACAATTGAGGCCCTTGGCAAAATTTTTGACCCGAACTTTCATGAAGCAATGGCACAACATCCAGCCGAAGGAAAGGAAGATCAAGAGGTCATTAATGTATTTGAAAAGGGATATATTTTAAATGGTCGCTTATTAAGGGCCGCAAAAGTAATAGTTGCAAAAAATAGTTAA
- the dnaK gene encoding molecular chaperone DnaK, whose amino-acid sequence MGKIIGIDLGTTNSCVAVLENGKYKIVPNAEGHNTTPSIVGFNNNDEKLVGQVAKRQAVTNPKKTLFGIKRLIGRKADSPEAKKFVEVAPFEIFANKNGDAWVRVDGKEMSPQEISAIVLGKLKSAAEDYLGETVSEAVITVPAYFNDAQRQATKDAGRIAGLEVKRIINEPTAAALAYGFESKTDKNIAVFDLGGGTFDISILEITNEGVFEVKATNGDTFLGGENFDEEIINFLADEFKKDNGIDLRKDEMALQRLKEAAEKAKHELSNVTTTEINIPYITADASGPKHLRSVLSRAKFEDLISNYLKGLEVPCNTCIEDSGLDRNEIDEVILVGGSTRIPAIQEKVKQIFGKDPSKGVNPDEVVAAGAAIQGGVLAGDVKDVLLLDVTPLSLGIETLGNARDGGVMTPIIEKNTAIPTKRSQVFSTAQDNQPAVSIHVLQGEREFAKDNKTLGRFDLTGIAPAPRGVPQIEVTFDIDANGIVHVSAVDKATGKSQEIKITGGSGLSEDEIEQMIRDAELNKEQDKKRREVVDTRNSLDGMIVASEKMIREGGDKIPADAKAELEAAISEAKSKLESESIDELKGATDKLQTVSHKLAEQMYAAGAAPGADTTEQQQSNSSKSDSKKDEDVVDADFKEV is encoded by the coding sequence ATGGGAAAGATTATTGGAATCGATTTAGGAACAACAAACTCGTGTGTTGCTGTACTTGAAAATGGCAAGTATAAAATTGTACCAAATGCAGAAGGGCATAACACAACTCCTTCGATTGTAGGGTTTAATAATAATGATGAAAAACTTGTGGGACAAGTTGCAAAGAGACAGGCCGTAACCAATCCTAAGAAAACATTATTTGGGATAAAAAGACTGATTGGAAGAAAAGCAGATTCACCTGAAGCAAAGAAATTTGTTGAAGTTGCGCCTTTTGAAATTTTTGCCAACAAAAATGGAGATGCTTGGGTAAGAGTTGATGGTAAAGAAATGTCTCCACAAGAGATATCGGCAATTGTATTGGGAAAACTAAAAAGTGCAGCGGAAGATTATTTGGGTGAAACGGTTTCTGAGGCCGTTATTACAGTGCCTGCTTACTTTAATGATGCTCAAAGACAGGCCACTAAAGATGCAGGTAGAATTGCAGGTCTTGAAGTAAAAAGAATTATTAATGAGCCAACTGCAGCAGCTCTCGCCTATGGCTTTGAAAGTAAAACAGATAAAAATATAGCTGTTTTTGACCTTGGTGGTGGTACGTTTGATATTTCAATTCTTGAAATTACAAATGAGGGGGTTTTTGAGGTTAAGGCCACAAATGGAGATACATTTTTAGGTGGAGAGAATTTTGACGAAGAAATTATAAATTTTCTTGCAGATGAATTTAAAAAAGACAATGGAATAGATCTCAGAAAAGATGAAATGGCCCTTCAAAGATTAAAAGAAGCTGCCGAGAAAGCTAAACATGAGCTTTCAAATGTGACGACAACAGAGATTAATATTCCATATATTACTGCCGATGCTTCAGGTCCAAAGCACTTGAGATCAGTTCTTTCTCGCGCAAAATTTGAAGATCTCATTTCAAATTATTTGAAAGGTCTTGAAGTACCTTGTAATACATGTATTGAAGATTCTGGTCTTGACCGAAATGAAATTGATGAAGTTATTTTAGTTGGGGGATCAACAAGAATTCCGGCCATTCAAGAGAAAGTAAAGCAAATATTTGGTAAGGATCCTAGTAAAGGAGTTAATCCTGATGAAGTTGTTGCCGCGGGAGCAGCGATTCAGGGTGGTGTATTAGCAGGTGACGTAAAGGATGTCCTTCTTTTGGATGTTACACCACTTTCACTTGGTATTGAAACGCTTGGTAATGCGAGAGATGGAGGAGTAATGACTCCAATCATCGAAAAAAACACTGCGATTCCTACGAAGAGATCTCAGGTATTTTCTACTGCTCAAGATAATCAACCAGCAGTTAGTATTCACGTTCTACAAGGGGAAAGAGAGTTTGCTAAGGACAATAAGACTCTTGGCAGATTTGATTTGACTGGAATTGCCCCGGCCCCAAGAGGTGTTCCACAGATCGAGGTTACTTTCGATATCGATGCAAATGGTATTGTTCATGTTTCAGCAGTTGATAAAGCAACTGGAAAATCTCAAGAGATCAAAATCACAGGTGGTTCAGGTCTATCGGAAGATGAGATCGAACAAATGATTCGAGATGCTGAGCTTAATAAAGAACAGGATAAGAAGCGTCGTGAAGTCGTAGACACTAGAAACTCTTTAGATGGAATGATTGTTGCTTCAGAGAAAATGATTCGAGAGGGTGGGGATAAAATTCCTGCTGATGCAAAAGCTGAGCTAGAAGCAGCTATTTCTGAGGCAAAAAGTAAGCTTGAATCAGAGAGTATCGATGAGCTAAAGGGGGCCACAGATAAACTACAGACTGTTAGCCATAAACTTGCTGAGCAAATGTATGCTGCTGGTGCAGCGCCAGGAGCAGATACAACTGAACAACAACAGTCCAATTCATCAAAAAGTGATAGTAAGAAAGATGAGGATGTTGTAGACGCTGATTTTAAAGAAGTGTAA
- the dnaJ gene encoding molecular chaperone DnaJ: MSKRDYYEVLGVSKSADKNTIKKAYRKLAMQYHPDRNPDNKEAEAKFKEASEAAEILLDDDKRRKYDQFGHAGVNGQAGGFGQGGFSDFGDIFSDIFGGGFEDIFGGGRRRGGRSRARAGSDLQMQLNVSFKDAAFGIERKIEITRNISCKTCNGSGAKAGSSPVSCDMCHGTGEIRRQQGFFTMASTCPKCHGAGEMIKDPCGTCHGQGVTKKKVELEVSIPAGIDHGQRLKLSGEGDAGQNGGPSGDLYVVVAIEDDEFFQRDGFDVYCKVPISFSQAALGADIEVPTLDGKVEVKISEGTQSGRKMRLKGKGITKLGGYGKGDQIIEVHVETPTKLSSEQREIFQKLSDMEHVKSNPMSKGFFDKVRDLFQ; encoded by the coding sequence ATGTCGAAAAGAGATTATTACGAGGTACTTGGTGTTAGTAAAAGTGCCGATAAAAATACCATCAAAAAGGCCTATCGTAAGTTAGCGATGCAGTATCACCCTGATAGAAATCCAGATAATAAAGAGGCCGAGGCAAAATTCAAAGAGGCCTCGGAAGCAGCAGAAATACTTTTAGATGATGATAAAAGAAGAAAGTATGATCAATTCGGTCATGCAGGAGTAAACGGACAGGCCGGTGGTTTCGGTCAAGGTGGATTTTCAGATTTTGGAGATATTTTCTCTGATATTTTTGGAGGTGGATTCGAAGATATTTTTGGCGGAGGTCGACGCAGGGGTGGAAGAAGTCGTGCTAGGGCCGGGTCAGATTTGCAAATGCAATTGAATGTATCGTTTAAGGATGCTGCATTTGGAATTGAGAGAAAAATTGAAATTACAAGAAACATTTCCTGTAAAACGTGTAATGGTAGTGGAGCGAAAGCAGGGAGTAGCCCGGTAAGTTGCGACATGTGCCATGGAACAGGAGAAATTAGAAGGCAACAAGGTTTTTTCACTATGGCCAGCACATGTCCTAAGTGTCATGGTGCGGGAGAGATGATTAAAGATCCTTGTGGTACTTGTCATGGACAGGGTGTAACCAAGAAAAAAGTTGAGTTGGAAGTGTCTATTCCAGCAGGTATTGATCATGGGCAGAGACTTAAGCTCTCTGGTGAAGGTGATGCTGGACAAAATGGTGGCCCTAGTGGTGATTTATATGTTGTTGTGGCCATCGAGGATGATGAATTTTTTCAAAGAGATGGGTTTGATGTTTACTGCAAAGTACCTATTAGTTTTTCACAAGCTGCTCTTGGGGCCGATATTGAGGTTCCAACTTTAGATGGTAAGGTTGAGGTGAAAATTTCAGAGGGCACACAATCTGGGCGGAAAATGCGTTTGAAAGGTAAAGGGATAACAAAGCTAGGTGGTTATGGCAAGGGAGATCAAATAATTGAAGTTCATGTCGAAACTCCTACGAAGCTTAGTTCAGAACAAAGAGAGATTTTCCAAAAACTCTCAGATATGGAACATGTTAAGAGCAATCCAATGTCTAAAGGTTTCTTTGATAAAGTGAGAGATCTTTTCCAATAA
- a CDS encoding TIGR02147 family protein — translation MEKLPQIYDYRDYRAFLKDLIDYKMSVEKRLSFRRLSNLTGYTTPNHYQKIISNQKNMSPRGAREIAKLFNLNPAELKILLLLMKYNDSKKHDVKINALKKLIKNQKYRLHNPNVEEVYKYYSQWYYVAIRELSLLDDFQDDPQWIAKTLIPNISVAEAVQALLDLTKLGIIKRGVDGKIVSAVQQHIDFRGEVPSHTIANYHKNMINMGRESIDRINRDERDITSVTLPIPIDKISELKSYIKDIQNNFREKVHSYNSPDSIFQLNMQLFPISVVKNKNI, via the coding sequence ATGGAAAAATTACCTCAAATTTACGACTATCGAGACTATAGGGCCTTCCTAAAGGATTTGATTGACTATAAAATGTCTGTTGAAAAAAGGCTGAGTTTTAGACGCCTATCAAATCTAACAGGTTACACAACTCCTAATCACTATCAAAAAATTATTTCAAACCAAAAAAACATGTCTCCAAGAGGTGCTCGTGAAATTGCAAAATTATTCAATTTAAATCCAGCTGAACTTAAAATTCTACTTTTACTTATGAAATATAATGATTCCAAAAAACATGATGTAAAAATTAACGCTCTCAAAAAACTCATTAAAAATCAAAAGTATAGACTCCACAATCCAAATGTCGAAGAAGTTTATAAATACTACTCGCAATGGTATTATGTCGCAATTAGGGAGCTTTCGCTATTAGACGATTTCCAAGATGACCCACAATGGATTGCAAAAACGTTGATACCAAACATTTCAGTAGCAGAAGCAGTACAGGCACTTCTTGATCTTACAAAATTAGGTATCATTAAAAGAGGCGTAGACGGAAAAATAGTTAGTGCCGTTCAACAACATATAGATTTTAGAGGAGAAGTCCCTTCTCACACAATTGCAAACTATCATAAAAATATGATTAATATGGGCCGAGAAAGTATTGATCGTATCAACCGGGACGAAAGAGATATTACAAGTGTGACTCTTCCAATACCAATTGATAAAATAAGTGAATTAAAAAGTTACATTAAAGATATACAAAATAATTTCAGAGAAAAAGTTCATTCTTACAACAGTCCAGATAGTATATTCCAACTGAATATGCAGTTGTTTCCTATATCTGTTGTAAAAAACAAAAATATATAA